One stretch of Eretmochelys imbricata isolate rEreImb1 chromosome 1, rEreImb1.hap1, whole genome shotgun sequence DNA includes these proteins:
- the LOC144278582 gene encoding olfactory receptor 52N4-like, whose translation MADFNLTPTDLSTFILMGIPGMEAAHVWISIPFSVFYIICLLGNFMLLFLVGKEQSLHKPMYLLLCMLALTDITTSTFVIPKALLIFWFHLKDITVGGCLTQMFFLHAVSIMHSAVLVTMAIDRYVAICNPLRYTTFLTNARIAKLGLVGLIRAVLFILPLPVLLIRLPFCANRIIPHTYCDHMAVAKISCGDITINRIYGLVMAFVVMGFDLTIIALSYSLIIRAVLRINSKEAHQKALNTCTAHICVMMLAYPVGFFSTLVHRFGHDFAPQVHIVLANVYFVIPPMLNPIIYGVKTKELRDKVVKYTYRICSPGTTYFNPA comes from the coding sequence ATGGCAGATTTCAACCTCACCCCCACTGACCTTTCAACATTTATCCTAATGGGCATCCCTGGTATGGAAGCTGCCCACGTctggatttccatccctttctctgTGTTCTACATTATCTGCCTGTTGGGAAATTTCATGCTTCTCTTTCTTGTAGGGAAAGAGCAGAGCCTGCACAAGCCGatgtacctgctgctctgcatgctggcacTCACAGACATCACTACGTCTACCTTCGTCATTCCAAAAGCACTGTTGATATTTTGGTTCCATTTGAAAGACATTACTGTGGgtggctgcctcacccagatgttcttcctTCATGCGGTTTCTATTATGCACTCAGCTGTCCTTGTGACAATGGCCATTGATCGTTACGTTGCtatatgtaaccctctgagatacACCACTTTCCTCACCAATGCACGAATAGCTAAGCTAGGGCTAGTGGGTTTGAtaagagctgttctcttcattctgcccCTGCCCGTGCTCCTAATCAGGCTTCCATTCTGTGCCAACCGCATTATCCCTCATACATACTGTGACCACATGGCTGTAGCAAAGATATCATGTGGGGATATCACAATCAACAGGATTTATGGTTTGGTAATGGCATTTGTAGTCATGGGGTTTGACCTGACAATCATTGCCCTGTCCTACAGTCTGATCATCAGGGCTGTCCTCAGAATCAACTCTAAGGAAGCTCACCAGAAAGCCCTCAACACCTGCACAGCCCACATCTGTGTTATGATGCTGGCTTATCCTGTTGGATTCTTCTCCACTCTGGTACACCGGTTTGGCCATGACTTTGCTCCCCAGGTTCACATCGTCTTGGCCAATGTCTATTTTGTCATTCCCCCCATGCTCAACCCTATAATTTATGGTGTTAAAACGAAAGAACTTCGTGACAAAGTTGTCAAATACACCTACAGAATATGCTCACCCGGGACAACTTACTTTAACCCAGCCTGA
- the LOC144259667 gene encoding olfactory receptor 52K2-like yields MPSISSGTLSISEPDRHIDHLMGAFNLTPSVPSTFILMGIPGLETAQLWISIPFTLSYFIGLLGNVMVLFVVGKEQTMYKPMYLLLCMLALTDIGISTSVVPKSLGIFWFKLKAITVNGCLTQTFFLHTFVAIQSAVLLTMAFDRYVAICNPLRYATILTNTRIAKLGFLGLTRAFLFMLPGPLLLRRLSYCGNHIIPHTYCEHIAVAKISCGDITFHKTYGLVITFVVIGLDFMLIVLSYGLIIRAVLRISSKKAHQKALNTCTAHICVMLTFYASCLFSSLTHRFGQGIATHVHIILANLYSLAPPMLNPIIYGVKTKELREKLGKYIWGH; encoded by the exons ATGCCTTCCATAAGCTCAG GCACCTTGAGTATTTCTGAGCCTGATCGACACATTGACCACCTCATGGGAGCTTTCAACCTCACCCCCTCTGTCCCTTCAACATTCATTCTAATGGGCATCCCTGGCCTGGAAACTGCTCAGCTctggatttccatccctttcACTCTGTCCTACTTTATTGGCCTGTTGGGAAATGTCATGGTTCTGTTTgttgtaggcaaagagcagaCCATGTACAAGCCAatgtacctgctgctctgcatgTTGGCACTCACAGACATCGGAATATCTACCTCTGTCGTGCCGAAGTCACTGGGTATTTTTTGGTTCAAGTTGAAAGCTATTACTGTGAATGGCTGCCTCACCCAGACCTTCTTCCTTCACACATTTGTTGCTATACAGTCAGCCGTCCTTCTGACAATGGCCTTTGATCGTTATgttgccatatgtaaccctctgagatatgCCACCATCCTCACCAACACACGAATAGCTAAGCTAGGGTTCCTGGGTTTGACAAGAGCTTTTCTCTTCATGCTGCCCGGGCCCCTGCTCCTGAGGAGGCTGTCCTACTGTGGTAACCACATTATCCCACACACGTACTGCGAGCACATAGCTGTGGCAAAGATATCATGTGGGGACATCACATTTCACAAAACATATGGCTTGGTGATAACATTTGTAGTCATCGGGTTAGACTTCATGCTCATTGTCCTGTCCTATGGTCTGATCATCAGGGCCGTCCTCAGAATCTCCTCCAAGAAAGCCCACCAGAAAGCCCTCAATACCTGCACAGCCCACATCTGTGTGATGCTGACATTTTATgcttcctgcctcttctccagCCTTACCCACCGGTTTGGTCAGGGAATTGCTACCCATGTTCACATCATCTTGGCGAACCTCTATTCCCTTGCCCCCCCCATGCTCAACCCTATCATTTATGGAGTCAAAACCAAAGAGCTTCGTGAGAAATTGGGCAAATACATCTGGGGCCACTAA